The following are encoded together in the Anopheles nili chromosome 3, idAnoNiliSN_F5_01, whole genome shotgun sequence genome:
- the LOC128725116 gene encoding collagenase-like yields the protein MKFSATIVLLVVAVSATLAEITRPEDIDWTQVRPVQESPLFKANRAASFGERFWTNIDSVQSVPPLVPGGRINNGVVVGPTDVPYIGGVLVSVEQGTYFCGGVLVSRTHILTSATCVEGHSSITVLLGASDITRAQEFILVEHVRVHPDFSSFFQANDLAILTLSRAPRFNDQIQMARLPGRSQVGEAFTNAWTTISGWGETASNTGEALPLQELRSVRSQVITNFSCTISFPLYLRSSNICTSSDGGAPCVGDEGGPVTILEEDGQSTVIAIHSYTYSRGCTRSWPAVHTRVTDYLNWIEIYTGANIRA from the exons ATGAAGTTCTCAGCGACGATCGTGCTTCTGGTGGTAGCGGTTTCCGCCACTCTGGCGGAGATTACGCGTCCTGAAGATATCGATTGGACACAGGTGCGTCCCGTACAGGAGAGCCCGCTATTCAAGGCGAACCGAGCAGCTAGCTTTGGCGAGCGTTTCTGGACCAATATCGATTCAGTGCAGTCAGTTCCACCACTCGTTCCGGGAGGTCGAATCAACAATGGCGTCGTTGTCGGTCCCACTGACGTGCCGTACATTGGTGGAGTGCTCGTATCCGTTGAACAAGGCACGTACTTCTGCGGTGGTGTGTTAGTATCAAGAACGCACATCCTCACTTCGGCCACGTGCGTAGAAGGACATTCGTCGATCACGGTGTTGCTTGGAGCGAGCGACATCACCCGAGCCCAGGAATTTATCCTCGTCGAGCACGTGCGGGTTCATCCGGACTTTAGCTCCTTTTTCCAGGCGAATGATCTGGCCATCCTGACGCTTTCCCGTGCTCCAAGGTTCAATG ATCAGATTCAAATGGCACGGCTTCCCGGTCGGTCCCAGGTCGGAGAGGCATTCACCAACGCTTGGACTACGATTAGCGGTTGGGGTGAAACAGCGTCCAACACGGGTGAGGCACTACCGCTGCAGGAACTGCGCTCCGTTCGCTCGCAAGTGATCACCAACTTCAGCTGCACGATCAGCTTCCCACTCTATCTACGATCGTCAAACATCTGCACCTCATCCGATGGTGGAGCGCCGTGTGTG GGTGACGAAGGTGGCCCTGTGACGATCCTGGAAGAAGACGGCCAATCGACAGTGATCGCCATCCACTCGTACACGTATTCGCGTGGGTGCACGCGCAGTTGGCCGGCGGTTCACACGCGGGTCACCGATTACCTGAACTGGATCGAGATTTACACCGGGGCCAACATCCGGGCATAG
- the LOC128724778 gene encoding brachyurin-like, giving the protein MAKLRSVFLGAVGLLVCCGLALTLAVDSQGPSGRISDGQQAAPNQFPFVVGILISGTSDRSFCAGALVSRRFVLTAAACVVGTNTFTVLLGATDMTRIEQIIPVLNIPSHIIVHPGYSSLLNRDDIALLQLSRDADLTPNVQVANLPRRYHTAFTFNDWSATVAGWGNTGNRDNEPIPLQQLLYATGSVVSNFVCGISHSFIRDGNICSSTDNGGPCNGDEGGPVWVTEGGETFIIAVHSFHYDGLFGCDRGRSSVHTRVTEYLDWIQDNTDVVIRP; this is encoded by the exons ATGGCGAAGCTCCGTAGCGTCTTCCTCGGGGCCGTTGGGTTGTTGGTGTGTTGTGGACTCGCGTTGACGCTAGCCGTTGATTCGCAAGGTCCTTCGGGACGTATCAGCGATGGACAACAGGCGGCCCCCAATCAGTTCCCGTTTGTCGTCGGCATCCTTATTTCGGGCACCTCTGATCGATCATTCTGTGCCGGAGCGCTTGTATCCCGTCGGTTCGTCCTTACAGCGGCAGCATGTGTGGTTGG AACCAACACATTCACGGTGCTACTGGGTGCGACCGATATGACCCGCATTGAGCAGATCATCCCGGTGCTGAACATCCCATCGCACATCATCGTCCACCCGGGTTACAGCTCGCTACTGAACCGTGATGACATCGCACTACTCCAGCTATCTCGCGATGCTGACCTCACACCCAATGTACAGGTGGCAAATCTGCCACGCCGTTACCACACGGCTTTCACGTTCAACGACTGGTCAGCGACGGTGGCCGGTTGGGGCAACACCGGTAATCGAGACAATGAACCTATCCCACTGCAACAGCTGCTGTACGCGACCGGTTCCGTGGTTTCCAACTTCGTTTGTGGCATCTCGCACAGCTTCATCCGCGATGGCAACATCTGCAGTTCAACCGACAATGGTGGTCCGTGTAAT GGTGACGAAGGTGGTCCAGTTTGGGTGACTGAAGGTGGTGAGACGTTCATCATCGCTGTGCATTCGTTCCATTACGACGGACTGTTCGGATGTGATCGCGGACGATCGTCTGTACATACGCGTGTCACGGAGTACTTGGATTGGATCCAGGATAACACCGACGTCGTCATTAGACCGTAA
- the LOC128723571 gene encoding serine protease 1-like, whose amino-acid sequence MKLLVVLVAALVATVCSVPVDPKTIDWSAVRMLHQTDAFRAKQGLAPLTDDEVRSSRISEGQVASPTQFPWAVGVLISGGSSHSFCSGVLISSRYVLTAAVCISGSNTLTVLLGASDMTRVEEFIGVSNILSHPNYSSFFNRDDIAILTLSSPAPIRDTIRPVELPRWSDVGNSFNNWAATTAGWGNTGRRDNEPIPVQDLHFAVDSVNSNFVCGLSHTFIRDTHICTSTDNGGPCDGDEGGPVTVTESGRTILVGVHSFHFSGLFGCDRGRSAVNTRVTEYLGWIQDNTDVTIQ is encoded by the exons ATGAAGCTGCTCGTCGTGTTAGTTGCCGCCCTTGTCGCTACGGTGTGTTCCGTGCCGGTCGATCCGAAGACGATCGATTGGTCGGCAGTGCGGATGCTCCACCAAACCGATGCCTTCCGGGCGAAACAAGGACTCGCTCCACTGACGGACGACGAGGTGCGATCCTCTCGCATCTCTGAAGGGCAGGTCGCCAGCCCTACCCAGTTCCCGTGGGCCGTCGGTGTTCTTATCTCGGgcggttcatcccacagcttCTGCAGTGGTGTCCTGATTTCGTCCCGTTACGTCCTGACGGCGGCCGTGTGCATTTCTGG CTCCAACACTCTGACCGTGCTGCTTGGTGCTTCGGATATGACCCGCGTCGAGGAGTTCATCGGAGTGTCGAACATCCTGTCACATCCGAACTACAGCTCGTTCTTCAACCGTGACGATATCGCAATCCTGACGCTGTCGAGCCCGGCTCCGATCCGGGACACGATCCGTCCAGTGGAACTGCCGCGCTGGAGCGACGTCGGCAACAGCTTCAACAACTGGGCTGCGACTACGGCTGGCTGGGGCAACACTGGTCGTCGTGATAATGAACCCATCCCTGTGCAGGACCTGCACTTTGCTGTCGATTCGGTCAACTCCAACTTTGTGTGCGGGCTGTCGCACACGTTCATCCGAGATACGCACATCTGCACTTCCACTGATAACGGTGGTCCGTGCGAC GGTGACGAGGGCGGCCCAGTGACTGTGACGGAGAGTGGCCGCACCATCCTGGTCGGTGTTCATTCCTTCCACTTCTCTGGACTGTTCGGTTGCGATCGCGGCCGATCGGCGGTCAACACTCGTGTCACGGAGTACCTTGGATGGATCCAGGACAACACCGATGTAACCATTCAGTGA
- the LOC128726092 gene encoding chymotrypsin-like: MSKLLVLCVLVFGGAMAIGLPSEALDSSRPVSRIAGGELVDPQAIPYIVGILISGSSRHSFCAGILISPTHVLTTAGCVSSNPTLTVLLGASDMTRIQQFIGVTNILVHPNYSSLLNRDDLAILTMDRPTPLNEYIQVANLPRWSHMGNTFNGFGTTVSGWGNTGNRDNEPIPILNLHYIRTPVVSNTVCGLSHNFIRDDHICTSGDAGGPCDGDDGGPVTITEAGETIVIGMHSFHYSGLFGCDRGRSAVHVRLSNYLNWIGANSDAVIRN; the protein is encoded by the exons ATGTCCAAGTTGCTAGTGctgtgtgttttggtttttggtggcGCGATGGCCATTGGCCTTCCTTCGGAGGCGCTTGACAGCTCGCGTCCCGTTTCCCGGATTGCCGGCGGCGAACTCGTAGATCCGCAGGCCATCCCCTACATTGTCGGTATTCTGATTTCCGGTTCCTCCCGTCACTCGTTCTGTGCTGGCATTCTAATTTCCCCAACGCACGTCCTCACGACAGCCGGATGTGTCtcgag CAACCCCACACTAACGGTTCTGCTCGGCGCCAGTGATATGACCCGTATCCAGCAGTTCATCGGTGTGACGAACATTCTCGTACACCCCAACTACAGCTCACTGCTCAACCGAGATGATCTTGCCATCCTTACGATGGACCGTCCGACGCCATTGAACGAATACATCCAGGTAGCCAACCTGCCCCGCTGGTCGCATATGGGCAACACCTTCAACGGGTTCGGTACCACCGTAAGCGGCTGGGGCAACACAGGTAATCGCGACAACGAACCCATCCCGATTCTGAACCTGCACTACATCAGGACTCCTGTCGTCAGCAACACCGTGTGTGGTTTGTCCCACAACTTCATTCGCGATGACCACATCTGCACTTCCGGCGACGCGGGTGGCCCATGTGAC GGTGATGATGGCGGCCCCGTGACGATCACGGAAGCCGGTGAAACGATCGTGATTGGAATGCATTCCTTCCACTACAGCGGCCTATTCGGATGTGACCGTGGCCGATCGGCCGTTCACGTGCGCCTCAGCAATTACCTCAACTGGATCGGGGCTAACTCAGACGCCGTAATCAGGAACTAA